AGAGGCTGATAGACCGTGGAGGTGTCTCCATACAATGAAGAATTGAACTTTGGTGGTGCTGATGTGGATACTTCCTTCATGGCAGCAAGAGcagccttttttttttgtttatgctCTCTCCATTTTCTTAGCTGGTCTTCAATGGCTTCTTTTGATTTCTCAGCCATCTCAGCTCTAGTGGCAGCCTGTTCTGCACGTGACCGGAACTCCCCAATTCTTATGGTTGCTGCTTCTAGgtccttcttcaacttttccaaTTCATCTGTGCACTCACAATTGATATGATGAGAAGTTTTGTCTGGTGAGAGTTTAGAGGTTTGGTCAATATTCTCCATTGACGACTGATAATCCTTGGAAGTAGCTGTTATGGTGGCACTCTCATTCTCATTCCTTCTTTCATTGACTTCAAGGTTCAAATCTTCTTCCATGCTTGAAGAGTTTCTCTCATAAAGTGGATGAAGGCTGGATTTTGCACTCTCAGCTTTGGCTTCATTTGCCTCTAATGCTGCAATTTTTGACCTTCCTTTATGAAGCTCAGATTTCAGCAATGCAATTTCAACCTCAGTACTAGTTTCTCTTTCTCTCATCtcattcatttcaagttccatCTTCTCCAACTGGTTTTTAAGTGTTTCGATCTTGTTCTTGAACTTTTCagtttcttcattttcaaaGTTCAATTCTTGTAGCTGATTATGCCCCATGTCCAATTCTGCTTGCTTGCTCATCTCCTCTAACTGCTTTTGCAACACAAAAACTTTTTCTTTAGCCAGC
The sequence above is drawn from the Cucumis melo cultivar AY chromosome 2, USDA_Cmelo_AY_1.0, whole genome shotgun sequence genome and encodes:
- the LOC103494013 gene encoding putative WEB family protein At4g17210 isoform X1; protein product: MERMGEIDTKPIDSVQAGISLFGARGDQNKHKITANNGYEKEREVQELVKDLANYKVQLEAKDAVYMQALLKLEQQQKVINKLSELLKIAETSRDKYVYECSEARVLLDELEPKQNETTDQSLATENFQEELYIDKSELKIRQEELLGIETELSACGESEVEGITKIELPENKENNCSSEKERTVDLIRHISELNDAIRLSKLAACEVEKEMSAALLAKDAELELAKEKVFVLQKQLEEMSKQAELDMGHNQLQELNFENEETEKFKNKIETLKNQLEKMELEMNEMRERETSTEVEIALLKSELHKGRSKIAALEANEAKAESAKSSLHPLYERNSSSMEEDLNLEVNERRNENESATITATSKDYQSSMENIDQTSKLSPDKTSHHINCECTDELEKLKKDLEAATIRIGEFRSRAEQAATRAEMAEKSKEAIEDQLRKWREHKQKKKAALAAMKEVSTSAPPKFNSSLYGDTSTVYQPLGKVLNLKF
- the LOC103494013 gene encoding uncharacterized protein LOC103494013 isoform X2, which codes for MQALLKLEQQQKVINKLSELLKIAETSRDKYVYECSEARVLLDELEPKQNETTDQSLATENFQEELYIDKSELKIRQEELLGIETELSACGESEVEGITKIELPENKENNCSSEKERTVDLIRHISELNDAIRLSKLAACEVEKEMSAALLAKDAELELAKEKVFVLQKQLEEMSKQAELDMGHNQLQELNFENEETEKFKNKIETLKNQLEKMELEMNEMRERETSTEVEIALLKSELHKGRSKIAALEANEAKAESAKSSLHPLYERNSSSMEEDLNLEVNERRNENESATITATSKDYQSSMENIDQTSKLSPDKTSHHINCECTDELEKLKKDLEAATIRIGEFRSRAEQAATRAEMAEKSKEAIEDQLRKWREHKQKKKAALAAMKEVSTSAPPKFNSSLYGDTSTVYQPLGKVLNLKF